One Streptosporangium sp. NBC_01495 DNA window includes the following coding sequences:
- the argF gene encoding ornithine carbamoyltransferase, with amino-acid sequence MPSNPAGQAHVRHFLRDDDLSPAEQAQVLDLAEAVKKDRYGYRPFEGPQTVAVLFDKHSTRTRVSFAVGIGELGGLPLILDAGSSQMGRGESIEDTARVLERQVGAIVWRTSGQERIEAMASASSVPVVNALTDEFHPCQILADLQTVREHFGRTAGLTLAYFGDGANNMAHSYLLGGAVAGMHVRVAAPAGYRPDPEILRRAGEVAAGTGGSVAVLADPAEAAAGADVIATDTWVSMGQEGKEQRIADLMPYQVNAALVSRAAPGAVVLHCLPAYRDLEISAEVLDGPRSLVWDQAENRLHAQKALLHWLVSVAGRDASSDDGPVGGGPVSADTPGGG; translated from the coding sequence ATGCCCAGTAACCCCGCCGGACAGGCGCACGTCAGGCACTTCCTGAGGGACGACGACCTCTCGCCCGCGGAGCAGGCCCAGGTGCTCGACCTGGCCGAGGCCGTGAAGAAGGACCGCTACGGCTACCGCCCCTTCGAGGGGCCGCAGACCGTCGCCGTCCTGTTCGACAAGCACTCCACCCGCACCCGCGTCTCCTTCGCGGTCGGCATCGGCGAGCTCGGCGGCCTCCCCCTCATCCTCGACGCCGGATCCTCCCAGATGGGCCGCGGCGAGTCGATCGAGGACACCGCCCGGGTCCTGGAGCGCCAGGTGGGTGCCATCGTGTGGCGCACCTCGGGCCAGGAGAGGATCGAGGCCATGGCCTCGGCATCCTCGGTGCCGGTGGTCAACGCCCTCACCGACGAGTTCCACCCCTGCCAGATCCTCGCCGACCTGCAGACCGTCAGGGAGCACTTCGGCAGGACGGCGGGGCTCACCCTGGCCTACTTCGGCGACGGGGCCAACAACATGGCCCACTCCTACCTGCTCGGCGGGGCCGTCGCCGGCATGCACGTCCGGGTCGCCGCGCCCGCCGGATACCGGCCCGACCCGGAGATCCTGCGGCGGGCCGGCGAGGTCGCCGCGGGGACCGGCGGGTCGGTCGCCGTCCTCGCCGACCCGGCCGAGGCCGCCGCGGGCGCGGACGTGATCGCCACCGACACCTGGGTCTCCATGGGCCAGGAGGGCAAGGAGCAGCGGATCGCCGACCTGATGCCGTACCAGGTCAACGCCGCGCTGGTGAGCCGGGCGGCCCCCGGCGCCGTCGTCCTGCACTGCCTGCCCGCCTACCGCGACCTGGAGATCTCCGCCGAGGTCCTCGACGGCCCGCGGAGCCTGGTGTGGGACCAGGCGGAGAACCGGCTGCACGCCCAGAAGGCCCTGCTGCACTGGCTGGTCTCGGTGGCGGGCCGGGACGCGTCCTCGGACGACGGCCCGGTGGGGGGCGGACCCGTGAGCGCCGACACGCCCGGAGGCGGGTGA
- a CDS encoding acetylornithine transaminase — protein MPNYGVPPVALARGEGTRVWDVDGREYLDLIGGIAVSSLGHAHPALVEAVSRQVATLAHTSNLFLHEPEVLLAERLLGLLGAPAKVFFTNSGTEANEAALKLSLKYGRSNGRTYFVAAENAFHGRTLGALALTGKRSIRDQFGPFPIDVRFVPYGDADALKSAVTGECAAVFLEPTQGEAGVVPPPEGYFTAAREICDATGALLVADEIQSAIGRTGHWFAHQHEGILPDVLTLAKGLGGGMPIGACVGFGAAATVFAQGDHGSTFGGNPVSAAAALAVLDTIDGDGLLEHVRTVGAELAEGIAAIDHPLLAGVRGRGLWRAVVLTADRSAQVQAAAQRAGFLVNALQPDAVRLAPPLVITSAQVAAFVAALPAILDEAADAQ, from the coding sequence ATGCCCAACTACGGCGTGCCCCCGGTGGCACTGGCCCGAGGCGAGGGCACGAGGGTCTGGGACGTCGACGGCCGCGAGTATCTCGACCTGATCGGCGGCATCGCGGTCAGTTCGCTCGGCCACGCCCACCCCGCCCTGGTGGAGGCCGTCTCCCGGCAGGTCGCCACGCTCGCCCACACCAGCAACCTCTTCCTGCACGAGCCCGAGGTGCTGCTCGCCGAGCGCCTGCTCGGCCTGCTCGGAGCCCCGGCCAAGGTGTTCTTCACCAATTCGGGAACCGAGGCCAACGAGGCCGCGCTGAAGCTCTCCCTCAAGTACGGCAGGTCGAACGGCCGCACCTACTTCGTGGCCGCGGAGAACGCCTTCCACGGCCGCACCCTCGGGGCGCTCGCCCTGACCGGCAAGCGCTCCATCCGCGACCAGTTCGGCCCGTTCCCGATCGACGTCCGCTTCGTCCCCTACGGCGACGCCGACGCGCTCAAGAGCGCGGTCACCGGCGAGTGCGCCGCGGTCTTCCTCGAACCCACCCAGGGCGAGGCGGGGGTCGTGCCCCCGCCCGAGGGCTACTTCACGGCCGCCAGGGAGATCTGCGACGCCACCGGCGCGCTGCTGGTCGCCGACGAGATCCAGTCGGCGATCGGCCGCACCGGGCACTGGTTCGCCCACCAGCACGAGGGCATCCTGCCCGACGTGCTCACCCTGGCCAAGGGCCTCGGCGGCGGCATGCCGATCGGCGCCTGCGTCGGCTTCGGCGCGGCGGCCACCGTCTTCGCCCAGGGCGACCACGGGTCCACCTTCGGCGGAAACCCCGTCTCGGCCGCCGCCGCGCTCGCCGTACTCGACACCATCGACGGGGACGGCCTGCTGGAGCACGTCCGTACCGTCGGCGCCGAACTCGCCGAGGGCATCGCCGCGATCGACCACCCGCTGCTCGCCGGCGTCCGCGGCCGGGGCCTGTGGCGGGCCGTCGTGCTGACCGCCGACCGCTCCGCCCAGGTCCAGGCCGCCGCCCAGCGCGCGGGCTTCCTGGTCAACGCCCTCCAGCCCGACGCGGTACGGCTCGCGCCCCCGCTGGTGATCACCTCCGCCCAGGTCGCGGCCTTCGTGGCCGCGCTCCCCGCGATCCTCGACGAGGCCGCAGATGCCCAGTAA
- the argB gene encoding acetylglutamate kinase gives MRRAEALTKAATLIEALPWLASFHGTTVVIKYGGNAMTEEHLREKFAADVVFLRYAGLRPVIVHGGGPQINAQLDLLGIESTFTAGLRVTTPEAMRVVRMVLVGQVNRDVVGLINRHGPFAIGMSGEDAHLFTAVRKHAVVDGVGVDIGQVGDIVRVEAGAVRALLDDGRIPVISSVARSDDGTVYNVNADTAAAALAVALQASKLIVLTDVEGLYRDWRPGADENEIIEQLSATELEKLLPGLSSGMIPKMEACLTAVQGGVPRAHVLDGRVPHSVLLEIFTDEGIGTMVLPDAPEAAATPEPVRRRPAAPAQLKGNDQ, from the coding sequence ATGAGGCGCGCCGAGGCCCTGACGAAGGCCGCCACGCTGATCGAGGCGCTGCCCTGGCTCGCGAGCTTCCACGGCACGACCGTCGTCATCAAGTACGGCGGCAACGCGATGACCGAGGAGCACCTGCGCGAGAAGTTCGCCGCCGACGTCGTCTTCCTGCGCTACGCCGGGCTCAGGCCCGTGATCGTGCACGGGGGAGGACCGCAGATCAACGCCCAGCTCGACCTGCTCGGCATCGAGTCCACCTTCACCGCCGGCCTGCGGGTCACCACCCCCGAGGCCATGCGGGTCGTCAGGATGGTCCTCGTCGGCCAGGTCAACCGCGACGTGGTCGGCCTGATCAACCGGCACGGGCCGTTCGCGATCGGCATGTCCGGCGAGGACGCCCACCTGTTCACCGCCGTGCGCAAGCACGCCGTCGTCGACGGCGTCGGCGTCGACATCGGCCAGGTCGGCGACATTGTCAGGGTCGAGGCCGGAGCCGTGCGGGCGCTGCTGGACGACGGGCGGATCCCGGTGATCTCCTCGGTCGCGCGCAGCGACGACGGCACCGTCTACAACGTCAACGCCGACACCGCCGCCGCCGCGCTCGCCGTGGCGCTCCAGGCGTCCAAGCTGATCGTCCTGACCGACGTCGAGGGCCTGTACCGCGACTGGCGTCCCGGCGCCGACGAGAACGAGATCATCGAGCAACTGTCCGCCACCGAGCTGGAGAAGCTCCTGCCGGGCCTGTCCAGCGGCATGATCCCCAAGATGGAGGCGTGCCTGACCGCCGTCCAGGGCGGCGTGCCACGGGCCCACGTGCTCGACGGCAGGGTGCCCCACTCGGTGCTGCTGGAGATCTTCACCGACGAGGGCATAGGAACCATGGTGCTGCCGGACGCCCCAGAGGCGGCGGCCACACCGGAGCCGGTCAGGCGGCGGCCCGCGGCCCCCGCCCAGCTGAAGGGGAACGACCAGTGA
- the argJ gene encoding bifunctional glutamate N-acetyltransferase/amino-acid acetyltransferase ArgJ: protein MSVTAPLGFRASGVDAGIKSGVDRDLALVVNDGPSRAAAGVFTANRVKAAPVLWSAQVLAGGRVHAVVLNSGGANACTGPLGFQDTHATAEKVAAALGDSAGEVAVCSTGLIGERLPMDPLLAGVDLAVSQLARDGGLAAADAIRTTDTVSKISFRKGAGGYMVGGMAKGAGMLAPGLATMLSVITTDADLPAERLDEVLRKVTRVTFDRLDADGCMSTNDTVLLLASGASGVVPGLAEFEQVLLAVCADLARQLLMDAEGASKAIAIEVVGAASEDDAVTVGRAVSRSNLLKCAIYGEDPNWGRVLSAVGTTDAVFEPDRLNVAINGIWICRGGAAGDDRSKVDLTPREVTITVDLSAGPHSATIHTTDLTAAYVHENSAYST from the coding sequence ATGAGCGTGACCGCCCCTCTCGGCTTCCGCGCGTCGGGTGTCGACGCCGGGATCAAGTCCGGCGTCGACCGCGACCTCGCACTGGTCGTCAACGACGGCCCCTCGCGCGCCGCCGCCGGGGTCTTCACCGCCAACCGGGTGAAGGCCGCACCGGTCCTGTGGTCCGCGCAGGTGCTGGCCGGCGGCCGGGTCCACGCCGTCGTCCTCAACTCCGGCGGCGCCAACGCCTGCACCGGGCCGCTCGGCTTCCAGGACACCCACGCCACCGCGGAGAAGGTCGCCGCGGCACTGGGCGACTCGGCCGGGGAGGTCGCGGTCTGCTCCACCGGCCTGATCGGTGAGCGGCTGCCGATGGACCCGCTGCTGGCCGGGGTCGACCTCGCGGTCTCCCAGCTCGCCAGGGACGGCGGCCTGGCCGCCGCCGACGCCATCCGCACCACCGACACCGTCTCGAAGATCTCCTTCAGGAAGGGCGCGGGCGGCTACATGGTCGGCGGCATGGCCAAGGGCGCGGGCATGCTCGCCCCCGGCCTCGCCACCATGCTGTCGGTGATCACCACCGATGCCGACCTGCCCGCCGAGCGGCTCGACGAGGTGCTCCGCAAGGTGACCCGGGTCACCTTCGACCGGCTCGACGCCGACGGCTGCATGTCCACCAACGACACCGTGCTGCTGCTGGCCAGCGGCGCCTCGGGAGTCGTCCCCGGCCTCGCCGAGTTCGAGCAGGTCCTCCTCGCGGTCTGCGCCGACCTCGCCCGCCAGCTGCTGATGGACGCCGAGGGCGCCTCCAAGGCGATCGCCATCGAGGTCGTCGGCGCCGCCTCCGAGGACGACGCGGTCACCGTCGGCCGTGCCGTCTCCCGCTCTAATCTCCTCAAGTGCGCCATCTACGGCGAGGACCCCAACTGGGGCCGGGTGCTCTCGGCCGTCGGCACCACCGACGCCGTCTTCGAACCCGACCGGCTCAACGTGGCCATCAACGGCATCTGGATCTGCAGGGGCGGCGCCGCGGGCGACGACCGCTCCAAGGTCGACCTCACCCCGCGCGAGGTGACGATCACCGTCGACCTGTCGGCCGGGCCGCACTCGGCGACGATCCACACCACCGACCTCACCGCGGCGTACGTCCACGAGAACTCGGCGTACTCCACATGA
- the argC gene encoding N-acetyl-gamma-glutamyl-phosphate reductase encodes MRAAIAGASGYAGGELLRLLLSHPGIEIGALTAASSAGTALGAHQPHLAPLADRVLLETTPETLGGHDLVFLALPHGQSAAVAERLGDGTLVVDCGADFRLADPAAWEHFYGGVHAGTWPYGLPELPGRREELRATRRIAVPGCYPTAVTLAMFPAFAAGLVEPDVVVVAASGTSGAGRTPKPNLLGSEVMGSASAYGVGGVHRHTPEMEQNLSPLAGEPVTVSFTPVLVPMSRGILATCTAPARPGLTPAVLREAYEVATKDEPFLRLLPEGQWPATSMTLGANTAALQVVLDERAGRVVAVVAIDNLTKGTAGGAIQSANLALGLPEELGLPLNGVAP; translated from the coding sequence ATGAGAGCGGCGATCGCGGGTGCCAGCGGCTACGCCGGAGGTGAGCTCCTGCGCCTGCTGCTGTCCCACCCCGGCATCGAGATCGGCGCGCTGACGGCGGCCTCGAGCGCGGGCACCGCCCTCGGCGCCCACCAGCCACACCTGGCCCCGCTGGCCGACAGGGTCCTGCTGGAGACCACCCCCGAGACCCTCGGCGGCCACGATCTCGTCTTCCTCGCCCTGCCGCACGGGCAGTCGGCCGCCGTCGCCGAGCGGCTCGGCGACGGCACTCTCGTGGTCGACTGCGGCGCCGACTTCCGGCTCGCCGACCCCGCCGCCTGGGAGCACTTCTACGGCGGCGTCCACGCGGGCACCTGGCCGTACGGGCTGCCCGAGCTGCCGGGGCGGCGCGAGGAGCTGCGCGCCACCCGGAGGATCGCCGTGCCGGGGTGCTACCCGACGGCCGTCACCCTGGCCATGTTCCCTGCCTTCGCCGCCGGTCTCGTCGAGCCCGACGTGGTGGTGGTCGCCGCCAGCGGCACCAGCGGGGCGGGCAGGACGCCCAAGCCGAACCTCCTGGGCAGCGAGGTGATGGGCTCCGCCAGCGCGTACGGCGTCGGCGGCGTCCACCGGCACACCCCGGAGATGGAGCAGAACCTCTCCCCGCTGGCGGGCGAGCCGGTCACCGTCTCCTTCACCCCCGTGCTGGTGCCGATGAGCCGCGGCATCCTCGCCACCTGCACCGCCCCCGCCAGACCCGGCCTCACCCCGGCGGTTCTGCGCGAGGCCTACGAGGTCGCCACCAAGGACGAGCCGTTCCTGCGGCTGCTCCCCGAGGGCCAGTGGCCCGCGACCTCGATGACCCTCGGCGCCAACACCGCCGCCCTCCAGGTCGTCCTGGACGAGCGCGCGGGCCGCGTCGTCGCCGTCGTCGCCATCGACAACCTCACCAAGGGCACGGCCGGAGGCGCGATCCAGAGCGCCAACCTCGCCCTCGGCCTGCCGGAAGAGCTCGGCCTTCCTCTCAACGGAGTCGCCCCATGA
- a CDS encoding class I adenylate-forming enzyme family protein, which translates to MTVTHDQVRAQLTGPGQLFETEEVLSHGGTVKTWKHAPRDFRALLETSRFHGDKVFLTYEDEHLTYEEHFRRAATLARRLVDEYGVVKGDRVAIAMRNYPEWVIAFSATLAAGAIAVPLNAWWTPQELGYGLSDSGAKVLIADGERASGLTGSGPALIVTRGEAPEGARSFEDVMGEVEAGATLPPVELSPEDPATIFYTSGTTGRPKGALGSHRNLGQSPMTVAYSLYRSVIKAGRDPGEAAGQRRVTLLTVPLFHVTGCFAVMTTTMFTGGGLVLMHKWDPDRALELIERERITGLTGVPTNVWQLLSHPDLNKYDISSLSGLGYGGAPAPPKLLERITEQLPNRAPSNGYGMTETTALAIGNAGADYLAKPDSIGLPMAVVEVRITDPVGGELPVGTVGELCLRGPNVILGYWNRPEATAETFVGGWLHTGDLARVDEEGFVFIVDRAKDMVIRGGENVYCAEVEAALFEHPAVEDAAVIGIPHDELGEEVGVVLRLSSPATDEELRAFLRERIAPFKVPVRFWVRETELPRNPGGKILKTRLRQEVLGPS; encoded by the coding sequence ATGACTGTCACCCACGACCAGGTTCGGGCCCAGCTCACCGGCCCAGGGCAGCTTTTCGAGACGGAAGAGGTCCTCAGCCACGGCGGGACCGTCAAAACCTGGAAGCACGCGCCCCGCGACTTCCGGGCACTCCTTGAGACGAGCAGGTTCCACGGCGACAAGGTCTTCCTGACGTACGAGGACGAGCACCTCACCTACGAGGAGCACTTCCGGCGGGCCGCCACGCTCGCGCGACGCCTGGTGGACGAGTACGGCGTGGTCAAGGGCGACCGGGTGGCCATCGCCATGCGCAACTACCCCGAGTGGGTGATCGCCTTCTCCGCCACACTGGCCGCCGGGGCGATAGCCGTGCCGCTCAACGCGTGGTGGACGCCGCAGGAGCTGGGGTACGGGCTGTCGGACTCCGGGGCCAAGGTGCTGATCGCCGACGGCGAGCGGGCGTCCGGGCTCACCGGATCGGGCCCGGCGCTGATCGTGACCCGCGGCGAGGCGCCCGAGGGCGCCCGCTCCTTCGAGGACGTGATGGGCGAGGTGGAGGCGGGCGCGACACTGCCGCCGGTCGAACTCTCCCCCGAGGACCCGGCGACGATCTTCTACACCTCCGGCACCACGGGCCGCCCCAAGGGCGCGCTCGGCAGCCACCGCAACCTCGGGCAGTCGCCGATGACCGTCGCCTACAGCCTGTACCGCAGCGTGATCAAGGCGGGCAGGGACCCGGGCGAGGCGGCCGGACAGCGGCGGGTCACCCTGCTCACCGTGCCGCTCTTCCACGTCACCGGTTGCTTCGCGGTGATGACCACCACCATGTTCACCGGGGGTGGCCTGGTGCTGATGCACAAGTGGGACCCGGACCGCGCACTGGAGCTGATCGAACGCGAGAGGATCACCGGGCTCACCGGCGTGCCCACCAACGTGTGGCAGCTCCTGTCGCATCCCGACCTGAACAAGTACGACATCTCCAGCCTCAGCGGTCTCGGGTACGGCGGTGCCCCCGCCCCTCCGAAGCTGCTGGAGCGCATCACCGAGCAGCTGCCCAACCGCGCCCCCTCCAACGGCTACGGCATGACCGAGACCACCGCGCTCGCCATCGGCAACGCCGGAGCCGACTACCTGGCCAAGCCCGACAGTATCGGCCTGCCGATGGCCGTGGTCGAGGTGAGGATCACCGACCCCGTCGGCGGCGAACTACCGGTCGGCACGGTTGGCGAGCTCTGCCTGCGCGGCCCGAACGTCATCCTGGGCTACTGGAACCGGCCGGAGGCCACCGCGGAGACCTTCGTCGGCGGCTGGCTGCACACCGGTGACCTGGCCAGGGTGGACGAGGAGGGGTTCGTGTTCATCGTGGACCGGGCCAAGGACATGGTCATCCGCGGCGGCGAGAACGTCTACTGCGCCGAGGTCGAGGCCGCCCTGTTCGAGCACCCGGCGGTCGAGGACGCCGCGGTGATCGGGATCCCCCACGACGAGCTGGGCGAGGAGGTCGGCGTGGTGCTCCGGCTGTCGTCCCCGGCGACCGACGAGGAGCTGCGGGCCTTCCTGCGCGAACGGATCGCCCCCTTCAAGGTCCCGGTCAGGTTCTGGGTGCGCGAGACGGAGCTTCCCCGCAATCCCGGCGGCAAGATCCTCAAGACCCGTCTGCGCCAGGAGGTCCTGGGCCCTTCCTGA
- a CDS encoding MFS transporter, with translation MDLSPLRDSRDFRLLFGSGVITMFGTFLTLVAVPLQMKELTGSYLAVGLVSVAEFVPMVVCGLWGGAIADALDRRKIILLTEVGLCLTVTILTVNALLPKPQIWVLYVVGALSAGLGSLQRPSLESLMPRVVRHDQLTAAAALGAFRWNLGAIVAPGLSGLIAAWFGVAVAYGVNVVTFLVSLVLLWMVRAQPRPEDTPAASIRSLVEGVRYAVGRPDLMGTYLVDIAAMIFAFSTALYPFLADELGAPEALGLFFSASAIGSLIASVTSGWTKNVHRHGLGVIVAAAVWGVAVALAALMPSVWGIFAFLAVAGAADMISGVFRSTIWNQTIPDEFRGRLAGIELLSYTSGPMLGNARAGLMAQLGGTRFSLGAGGLLCVGAVAAMAALLPRFRDYDARIDEHAIRERARREEAARA, from the coding sequence ATGGATCTCAGCCCCCTTCGTGACTCGCGCGACTTCCGGCTGCTCTTCGGCTCCGGCGTCATCACGATGTTCGGCACCTTCCTGACGCTGGTCGCGGTCCCGCTGCAGATGAAGGAGCTAACCGGCTCCTACCTGGCGGTCGGCCTAGTCAGCGTGGCCGAGTTCGTCCCGATGGTGGTGTGCGGGCTCTGGGGCGGGGCGATCGCCGACGCCCTCGACCGGCGCAAGATCATTCTTCTCACCGAGGTGGGACTCTGCCTCACGGTCACGATCCTGACCGTCAACGCGCTGCTGCCGAAACCGCAGATCTGGGTGCTGTACGTGGTCGGCGCGCTCTCGGCCGGGCTGGGCAGCCTGCAGCGGCCCAGCCTGGAGTCGCTGATGCCTCGCGTGGTCAGGCACGACCAGCTGACCGCGGCCGCCGCCCTCGGCGCCTTCCGCTGGAACCTGGGCGCCATCGTCGCCCCGGGCCTCAGCGGCCTGATCGCGGCCTGGTTCGGCGTCGCCGTCGCGTACGGCGTCAACGTGGTGACCTTCCTGGTGTCCCTGGTCCTGCTGTGGATGGTCCGAGCCCAGCCGCGGCCGGAGGACACCCCCGCGGCCTCGATCAGGTCCCTGGTCGAGGGGGTCCGCTACGCCGTGGGCCGTCCCGACCTGATGGGCACCTACCTGGTCGACATCGCCGCGATGATCTTCGCGTTCTCCACCGCCCTGTATCCGTTCCTCGCCGACGAGCTGGGCGCCCCCGAGGCCCTGGGGCTCTTCTTCTCCGCCTCCGCCATCGGCTCGCTGATCGCCTCGGTCACCTCCGGCTGGACCAAAAACGTGCACCGGCACGGTCTCGGCGTGATCGTCGCGGCGGCCGTGTGGGGCGTCGCGGTGGCGCTGGCGGCGCTGATGCCCAGCGTCTGGGGCATCTTCGCCTTCCTCGCCGTGGCCGGGGCCGCCGACATGATCAGCGGTGTCTTCCGCTCGACCATCTGGAACCAGACCATCCCCGACGAGTTCCGCGGCCGCCTGGCGGGCATCGAACTGCTCTCGTACACCAGCGGCCCGATGCTCGGCAACGCCAGAGCCGGCCTGATGGCCCAGCTCGGCGGGACCCGCTTCTCCCTCGGCGCCGGCGGCCTGCTGTGCGTCGGCGCGGTGGCCGCGATGGCCGCGCTGCTGCCGAGGTTCCGCGACTACGACGCCCGCATCGACGAGCACGCGATCAGGGAGCGCGCCCGCCGCGAGGAGGCCGCCCGCGCCTGA
- a CDS encoding Uma2 family endonuclease — MTESSLPDWAFPPPEGFVAEDLDRIPQLPAHTELIDGSLVFVSPQASFHTRTMYLLEAGLHRTIPEDLRARREMSVVLGTRQRPEPDISVIHASAEHSPEQTFYRAEDVVLAVEVISPDSRGRDRDRKPVLYAEAGIAHFWLVENQSGRPAIYVYELDPVARSYVLTGIHHDRLKISAPFDIDIDLTGIDRL; from the coding sequence ATGACTGAGTCCTCGCTGCCCGACTGGGCCTTCCCCCCACCGGAAGGGTTCGTCGCGGAGGATCTCGATCGCATTCCGCAATTGCCTGCACACACAGAGTTAATCGATGGAAGCCTGGTCTTCGTGAGTCCTCAGGCTTCTTTTCACACGCGCACCATGTATCTCCTGGAAGCGGGTCTTCACCGGACCATTCCGGAAGATCTTCGAGCGCGCCGGGAGATGAGCGTCGTGCTGGGTACGCGCCAGCGGCCCGAACCCGACATAAGCGTCATCCACGCCTCCGCCGAGCACAGCCCGGAGCAAACCTTCTACCGGGCCGAGGACGTCGTGCTGGCCGTGGAGGTCATCTCCCCCGACTCCAGGGGCCGCGACCGCGACCGCAAGCCGGTGCTGTACGCCGAGGCGGGTATCGCGCACTTCTGGCTGGTCGAGAACCAGTCAGGAAGGCCCGCGATCTACGTCTACGAGCTCGACCCGGTCGCCAGGTCCTACGTTCTCACCGGCATCCACCATGACCGACTCAAGATCTCGGCGCCGTTCGACATCGACATCGACCTGACGGGGATCGACCGGCTCTAG